In the genome of Columba livia isolate bColLiv1 breed racing homer chromosome 1, bColLiv1.pat.W.v2, whole genome shotgun sequence, the window TCGTTGAGCTCCCATCCTTGGACACAGGGAGCTTTTCTAGGGTTAATTAATTGATTTTGTCGGAGCCCTTGAATGCTGCGAGTGAATAGATCATAATGAGAACTGTCTTCTGAGGTTTGTGGATGTTCTTCTAGAGGTTTCTGCCCCCTTTTTGCCCCCTTTACTGGTGGCTGACGGTGCAGCTTTTCCAAACGTATCCATTACATCTGGAGAGGTCACCGCTGTGCTTTGCGCATCCTCGGTCTTCATATCTCCACCAGTCTTCTGCAGCGTACGATACTGTAGCCCAACAGATTCTTCATGCTGAGCTTGGCCTGTTTCTCATTTCAATCATGCAGCTCAGCAGGAAACGTATTTTAGTGTTTAAAGACTGATGGGCTGACGCATGGGTACTGAATAACATCTCGTAGTACCTTTCTTGTAGGATTTTCTCCCCGTTCCTCGATCAATAAATTAACTTTCTTTGATGACTGACAGCTGTACATAGGAActctatatttatttttgctttatttatgcTTTTGGCCAAATTTCCGAGCTGTCACAGCTCCAGCGAAGGAGCCACACGAGCAGCTGGTGTCCTGTAGGTATCATCTTTTGGAATCTTGAATATCTTTGCAAGAAAGAGCTTTGTTTTCCAAGCGGTTCTTTTTGTCATATGTGTCAGCTAACTCTCCCTTCATTGGCTTCAGTTTCCTGAACGTCTCTCGGATTCGGAGAACGAAGAACCGTTCCAGGGCAAGCAAACGCATCGCTCGGCTTTTGTTTCCAAGACCAGCGCCTActcctttgctttcctttcaggGTAAGATGCTGTGGTTTTATTTAAGCCAATTAATGTGCATTATATATGTTCTTTTGACTCTTGTTCTAAACATACCTGAGATGCTTTAAGTTAAAATGGTTGTCCCGATCCAAAATAAGTtatattttaatggaattttAGAACTAATTGGTAGAATGTAGCGTCTGCCTGATGACCTGTGCTAAAACCCTGGACATTAACAAAGTCAGTGGTCATCCCACGAGGCAGAAAAATCATCACCTGTAGATTTAAATGACAGAAATCATTAAAGTATAGAATTCTGTGCGATGGACCCAAGAGCGCCGGATCTTTCTCCAGCACAGATGCTCAGAGTTCACATCAGCCCCAAAACCGTTTCTCAGTGAAAACCATTGCACCACGCGCTGGAATAATGAATCGCGTTTACGCTTGGGAAGCGCGGAGGTTTCCGTAGCGTCATCGTTAGCTCTGACCTCAGTTAATTACGAGGCGGAGGCGTCATTGAGTTTATGAACACAGCCCGGGGCGCTGCGGCAGATCCAAAATTCCTGGATCCCTTTACCCCGAGGGTGTAGGAGGAATCTCCTCCAGAGGAAAGATGCCAAGGACGCTGCCTCCCCCACAGGTATCTCCTGCCAACTCCATTGGGCTGGTTGTTCTTGCTCCACTTTTTAACCCCTGTGCTTTTCAGGAACCTGACCAAGGTGGAAAGGAGCCGGAGCTGCAACGACACCATTCAGGAGAGATCAAAGAGCAGGCAGAGATCAGCCCCAGCCAACAAAACAAAGGTACCGGCTGCGTCTGGAAACAAAAGGTTTCGATGTATAGATGTTCTTATCTGAGGTTACACAGCGCCGGTAATCTGGAAATATGAAATAACCGTGTTTGCGGCGCTGTGGGTGCTGCATTATCGCCGTGGGGCCAGTCACTTCCTCGCAGCTCACAATAAAAACCTGCCGGGTTAGAAATTACCGAGCAGAAAAGTAGACTACCGAATTGTTCGTTAGCACTGGAGGATAATTGGAAGTTGGAAGGATACTCatcatgcttttgttttctaattaatttgcttttcaaggcTGAATCCCTCAGAcgattaaagaaaaatcttttagaagttgagaaaaaaatcctttctttctcccccttttctttctgaaactgtttAAACAGAGCAAAACTCACTGCTCTCCTGATCTTAGGACACTTTCTTTTGCACTTCCACACAATGGGAAGAGCTGCCCTGGTCTTGTTTCATCTTGTGTCCAGCAAAACAAGTGAATTCACCATctgttttccccctgtgctgggcactggggaggccaaacctccaatcctggggacagttttgggcccctcacaccaagaaagggcttgaggtgctggatcgagtggagagaagggaacggggctggtgaggggctggagcacaagtgtgatgggagcggctgagggacctggggggttcagctggagaacaggagctgaggggagaccttctgatctctgaactgcctgaaaggagcttggagccaggggggtcgggctctgctccccaggaacaagcgccaggagcagaggaaacggcctcaagttgcaccaggggaggttgaggttggatgtgggaacaatttcttccccaaagggctgtggggcattggaacaggctgcccagggcagtgctggagtcaccatccctggagggttggacagacggacatgaggttctcaggacatggggcagtgccaggggtgggaaatgtttggactcgatgatcttgagggtcttttccaacctaaatgattctgtcgTATCTTCATTCACGGGTATATCAAGCCCTGCAGTGTCAGCCCTCAGGGCACAACCTAAACCATCAGCTCCGAGAAGTTCCTCAGCAGGACGCAGTCTGGATATTGCTCGTTTAACAAATATCTCATTAATCCATTGTGCTAACTGCGTACTGTGtgtctttgcatttcatttcctAAATCATGCCCAGGCCCTGCTGTTTGTAATAGAAACCTTCAAGCTCTGATTTGGGCTCATTTGGGCTCActcccagggcagtgctggagtcaccatccatggacggttggacagatggagatgaggttctcaggacatggggcagggacaggggtgggggagtggttggactcaatgatcttgaggatcttttccaaccaaaatgattctatgcaTCCACGCAGGTCCCACCCATCACCAGCACATCGACGCCACTGGTTGGAGTTTTGTCGTCCACCCAGAACAACCGCTGCCTCTCAGCCCCAGACCTGACAGCGGAGAAGCGCCCGGTTCTCAACCCCGTTTCGTCCCTCTCGGCCCTGCACAAGCCAGAACGATCCATCAGCCCCGAGAGCAACGACAGCATCTCGGAAGAGCTCAACCACTTCAAGCCAATCGTCTGCTCCCCGTGTACTCCTCCCAAGAGGCTCCCCGACGGCAGAGTCCTGAGCCCTCTCATTATCAAATCCACCCCGAGAAACCTAAACCGGAGCCTGCAGAAACCAACCACCTACGAGGCCAGTCCTAGAATACTGAAAAAATGGGAGCAGATATTTCAGGAGCGCCAGATCAAAAAGACTCTCTCGAAAGCGACTCTTACGTCCTTGGCTTCGGAGCCTGGGGATGACGTTTTAGTTCCTGATGTCACCATCTCCAGCACTTGCGCTAAAGAGCAGCCGCAAATTCGGGACGATCACCTTCCGCCTGACACCACAGCAGACGCTCGCCCCGAGCTGGATTTCTTCCCTTCCATCAGTGAAACCAAGTTGGGAAGGGGGAGCGAGAAGAACCGAGAGTCACAAGCCTTAACAACAGATGACAGCGCTGCCGAACCAGACACGAGATCAAATGTCACCTCCCTAAATGCGCGAGTGTCCGAAGTTGCTGACCTCAAAGTGAACGCGTTCATGGACAAATCCTGTCTTGGTCTCGGCCCGAAAATGCTGAGCAGAAGACTCATGGGCGTCAGCGCGTCGCTGCCGGACAACACCACGCTGGGAGTCCCCATCAAAACGTCaggaaaaaagcagctgaaatacCTGAACAACAGCGAACTGATCAACGTGCAGAACAACACCTGCAACTCTGTGGAGAACATCATCGGCGAGCAAACCCCGTCGCTGAGACGAGGCCGCAAAAGACGCTGCAAAACGAAGCACTTGGAGCACAACGGCTCCGTCAAAAGACTGCGGCACACAGCCGGAGAGGCGGGTTTGGCTCCGGAGGATCGTTTGGTGCGGGAGGTGGAGCAGAAgctccagcaggaggaggaggacaggaGGTTGGCCCTGCACCTGCAGCGCATTTTCGACAGCGAGAACAGGACAGTGGACAGGCGGAAAGTGCGAGTCGATCGGTATCTGCTGCGCTCCAAGAGCACGCTGGGTGCCAAGTAGCGCCGCCGGACAATGTTGCCTTTGTAGAGGACGATGAGGTTTATCAAATTATCTTAgaggaaaacttatttttttgtcataCTTCCACCCGCAGcaattgttttgttgttttatttttcattttggtggTGAGATATTTGCAGGTCCAGTTCAGAGAGAAGCCAGAGTCCTTTCAGATTAACAAAAACAAGGagaatggggaaaaacaaacccgTCCAGCTTTTGTCTCTCAGAGAAGTGTCCGTCGTCCCCGTGAATACACTGCAACGCCCGTACGCGCAGCCAGGGACGCTGGGTTGTGTGGGGTGTGGGATAAGGACCTTGTCCATTCCATGCCTTCCCACTTAAAAAATCAACTCACGGAGAGGAAAATAGACTTTTTCTGTCCTAAAGAGTCTCCTCCTCTCTGCCTGCCCCGTTTGCTCCCTGGCTGTGGCGCTCAGAGCGTCACTGATGGCAGCGGGTTCCAATGACCTGACTCGAGGGCCATTGGGAGGCCGATCCGTATTTCTGCTAAAAAATACCAAATAGATCCACCCGTAGTACTTACAAATGAATGTATCTCACTCTCTGCGCCGGCAGTACGGATCACAGGGTACTTGCTTTAAGTAAAAAGCCAAATGCagtgaagaaagatataaaataaggatttttttgcTGAAAAGCCTTATAGGAACGTGGAGTTTcttgggcagcagagctgtgaccCAGCTGGTCCCTGCCTCTCTTTCACTAATGTTGAAGTGTAGAAAGGGAAACGCTGTCCGGGTGGTTTAGGGAAGGAGATTCTGCCTGCTGACACATTCCTGCTGGGTTGAGAGATCTCTCGGCACAGCTAAAACCTGGTTTTACACATCCCAGAGCATCCCAAGGTGGCATCACAAGGTGTCCAACATGCTCTCCTGGGCGTGCGATGGAAGAGTTGGGCCAGAATCCCAACCCTGCTCCTGCTCCGAGCCGCCTGGCCTCAGCTTCAAACCACTAAAAAAGCTCAGGTGAACGATGCACTAAAATAATTCCCACTTAAAAAGGCGTGAAATCGGAAGGACCAGAGCAGGCTCGGAGCCCGGGTGCGGTGTTGTCATCTTTAACACAATTTGATCTGTTATTTCCAGTAATCAGGCTCAAAAACTGTCAACTCAACTTAGTATTTGAAAGCCGCCTTGCAGAGTATTCACTGGGGACTCTCGGTGCTCACTGCAGTATTAACGATCGCGCTGATAACGAAGGGGTAGTTTCTGCAATTTAACCGTGTCCCCACGGTTTAAGCAGGTGGAGCTGATCTCAGAGAACGGTCATTGCCCAATTTCCTCGATCTAATAAATGGTTGAATTTCTCCCTCCACTTTAAATGGTTAAAAAAGAAGCCAggaactggttttatttttcattctgcgAGGACCCTGGtgattttttcctaattgaactggattcatttttttttttaaggaaaaaaaaaagaaatcttataTTTTAATGGataaaatttatatattttaaatactataTTTCAACAAATTGACACTTTCGTTTTGAGAGATCTTATAGCGATGATGCCGtaatatatatatctctatCTCTGTATCTCCCTAACACACAAACTACTGGATGGTTTAAGTCGGACCTAGGGTCGGTTAGACCCGGCCTGGGCTGCCCGGCCACTGCGGCTTGTGGGCCACATCTTTTCTGTGCCCTCTCCCGTGCTGCAGCCTCGTTGGGTTTCTGTTAAttagaaggaaattaaataattaGGCCTTTGACAAGACATAGAAGAGCAGAACTGAGAGAAGGAGCGATGGGTCTGGATCGGCCCTTCGCAGTGAAATAAGCTCAGGAAGGAAAACCCACAGCTTTACTCACAATTCTTGTCATTTTGTCCCAATATTTGGAGGTAAAACATGCGCTTCTCAAGTGCATTTAGATGTATAATTCTTTTTACAGATCCCTTTCTCCATGGTTAATCCCTTAAGCCCAGATCAAACTTCCCCAAACCGTTTCCTTCTTCCTCATGGCGCTTGGGTGGGTTTAAGCCAGGCTTGGGCTCTCCAAGCGAGCCTGCACCACAAAAAAACTACATTTACATGCCGAACGTGTCCTTTTCTTTGCCCTCAAAAGAGATTTCGCAGTCCAACACACCAGGCCGGTGTcttaaatatcttctttttacaagataacagaaatatttaggTTTTTTGTGTGCTAGTTTCCTCTTTAAATCCAAGCTGGGCAGAAGCGCGAGAGGCAACGCCTGAGCTGGAGTTTGTGGCCagccaaaagaaaagcttaATGGGACCCCTCGCACCCCCAATTTCTTAAATTTTGCCTTCACTGGGAAGCTGGCTCCCCAAAAACCAGAGATCCCGCATCCCAGCAGCGTTTCTTGGCTCCATGAGCGTCATGCACGATCCATTGCATCCGCACAGAAGATCTTTGGCCGTGGTGGTGGTTGAGATCGCAGCAGATTTCCGTAAAACATCAGGGTAGGATCGATCTTGTCTCTGTGCCCACAGGCTGAATTTCTATGTTTCGCTTCTCCATCTCATCGCTGAAGGACTGGGGGAAAACACGGGTTGTTTTCCAGCCGTCTCGCCGAGAACCTTTGGTTTTCTGCCTGAATTAGCAAGAACGCAACTGCCCTCGGCCAAAATCCACCCGAGACAGTGTCGGGTTCAAGACTTGAGGCGACGCGAAGCTAGGatgaatgtttttattaatttagcACTCTACGTTTGTGTGAGCTTGCACAAAAACATAATTGTATATAATTACACTTGTAAAAGAGCAGGAATTCCCAGCCTCCACTCTTTAAAGGTGAGGGATGATGCTGCCTTTCACCACAAATCACGCCAGCCGAGAAGTAAAATACCTCTTGCTGAAGGGTGGATCTGCAGAGGCTCTTGAGATGAAACCACGTATTTATTTACGCTCGGACAAAAGTCATTTCTAACCCTCCTCCTTTCTGCGGCCGCCGTCGCTCGGGGATGAAAGCGGGACAGCGCGGGCGGGCAAGCATCCTCCCAAAATGTGAAGCTGTCTTGTCTTCCGAGCAAAGTAAAAATGCGGTTGCACTTACCCATGGGGCTGAGGTTGGGTTGACGACGGAAGGACCGTGTCTGCCAAAGATGCCACCGACTCGGGAAAGTTGTTTTCTGACCCTCCGGATCTCTCTGGCCGGGTAAAGCCGTTACGGAAGAGTCCGCGTTTGGAGTCAGCGAGATGagataaatgaaggaaaaagtgCCAAAAGAAGGGATCATGCCAGATGATTGTATAATGTTGTTCTATACtgtcagtattttcttcttccgATGCTCTTGTACATGCAGCGCACAGTAGTCATGAAGTGTAGCTTGAACAAGcgcttctttgtattttctcagTGAAAACTGAAGCCTTAacagactgatttttaaaacaagccTTTAGCAACGCTCCGAGGATGGACCCAGGGACCCTCCAACAGCCCCGCGACACCTCCTCAGCGTCCGAAAGGTTGACAAGGAGCTCGTCCCATGTGGTGGGAGAAGCGTTTGACAAAAAGCCCGGCGCCTCTCACCTGTTTGGACACCCGGGATGAAAATCAACGCCTGTTGGACGTGACGATCTCGCGTGTCCTCGCAAAACGGGGACGTGACACCGGTTCGAACCGCAACACAAAAGCTGGGATGATCCCCACGTGTCCGACACGAACCTTTCTGTAAAACACCGTGAACATCAGCTCGAGAATTCGCTCTTCACTATGCAAATGGAAAAACCTTCAGCTGGTTACAAAGG includes:
- the RNF169 gene encoding E3 ubiquitin-protein ligase RNF169, which translates into the protein MAAAGLGGRAALPARRGRRRRGRAGAAAEEDDEAVLVECPVCRQALVEAVTPPCRHSLCLACFQRCLQGPGLYCPLCRSRLSTWARRQQARAEPAATTAAGGGGEQRPPDQDFIFRAPIKLSKPGELREEYESQLRKLREEKLQEEKASEDLIHKFVLDDMEGGKRKTEEQQKKDESLVLKVNQECFPERLSDSENEEPFQGKQTHRSAFVSKTSAYSFAFLSGNLTKVERSRSCNDTIQERSKSRQRSAPANKTKVPPITSTSTPLVGVLSSTQNNRCLSAPDLTAEKRPVLNPVSSLSALHKPERSISPESNDSISEELNHFKPIVCSPCTPPKRLPDGRVLSPLIIKSTPRNLNRSLQKPTTYEASPRILKKWEQIFQERQIKKTLSKATLTSLASEPGDDVLVPDVTISSTCAKEQPQIRDDHLPPDTTADARPELDFFPSISETKLGRGSEKNRESQALTTDDSAAEPDTRSNVTSLNARVSEVADLKVNAFMDKSCLGLGPKMLSRRLMGVSASLPDNTTLGVPIKTSGKKQLKYLNNSELINVQNNTCNSVENIIGEQTPSLRRGRKRRCKTKHLEHNGSVKRLRHTAGEAGLAPEDRLVREVEQKLQQEEEDRRLALHLQRIFDSENRTVDRRKVRVDRYLLRSKSTLGAK